In Bradyrhizobium sp. WBOS07, the genomic window GGTGATCTCGTCCATCAGCCGCTGCGAGACCCGCAGATATTCGCGCATCGGAAACTGGATGTTCTGCCGCACCGTCAGCGAGGAGAACAGCGCGCCCTGCTGGAACAGCACGCCCCAGCGCCGCTCGACGTTGCGGCGCTGCGCGGTGCTCGATGAATCCAGGTCGACGCCGAACACCTCGATGGAGCCTGCGACCTTCGGCACGAGACCGATGATGGTGCGCGTCAGCACCGACTTGCCCGCGCCCGACGGGCCGACGAAGCCGAGGATCTCGCCGCGCTTGACGTCGAGGTTGAGGCCGTCGAGCACGCGCGTCGTGCCGAACTGCACGGTGATGCCGCGGACGCGGATGATGGGATTTTGAATCTCGCTTTGAATTTCTCTTTGAACTTCTCTTGCCATCGTCACATCCCGATCGAGGCGAAGAAGATGGCGAACACGCCGTCCATCACGATGACGAAGAAGATGCCCTTCACCACCGAGGCCGTGGTGTGCTGGCCCAGCGATTCCGCGCTGCCCTGCACGGCAAGCCCTTCGACGCAGGCAACGATGCCGATCACGGCCGCCATCACCGGGGCCTTGACGATGCCGACGATGAAATGATCGATCGAGATGGCGTCGCGCAGGCGCAGCAGGAAGGCCTCGGGCTCGACGCCGCCATAGAGCCAGGCCACCAGCCCGCCGCCATAGAGCGCGGCCATGGCGCCGAGGAAAGCCAGGATCGGCAGCGCCAGCACCAGCGCCATCATGCGCGGCAGCACCAGCACCTCGATCGGATCGAAGCCCATGGTGCGCAGCGCGTCGATCTCCTCGCGCATCTTCATCGAGCCGAGCTCGGCGGTGTAGGCGCTGCCCGAGCGGCCCGCGACCATGATCGCGACCAGCAACACGCCGATCTCGCGCAGCACCAGCACGCCGAGCATGTCGACCACGAAGATGTCGGCGCCGAACCGCCGGAAATGGAAGATGCCTTGCTGGGCGATGATGCAGCCGATCAGGAAGGTGATCAGCACGATGATCGGCACCGCGCGCCAGCAGACCTGCTCCATGTGGTGCACGGTCGAGGTCAGGCGGAACGAGCGCGGATGTATCAGCACGCGAAACCATGCCGCGAGCACGGCACCGAGCATGTCGACGAGGCCCGCGACCGTCCCGGCCAGGCCGGCCACGGTCCGGCCGATCTGCTCCAGCATGCCGGCGATGGTGATCGGGCTGCTGTCGACCACGGCCCCCGCCCTGACCCGCCGCACCTCGTCGACGAGGCTGGAATAATTGGCGGACAGCCCTGCGATCTGGGCCTCGACCGCGCCTTGGGTCAGGCTGCGGCGCAGCCGCTCGATCAGCCAGGCGCCGAAAGTGTCAAGCTTGGCGACTTCGGAGACGTCGATGAAGATGCTTTGGGGGCCGCCGGCGAGTTTCTCGGCGTCGGCGACCATCCGTTCCAGCGCCGGCGCGAAGCTCGCGGTCCAGGTCCCAGTGGCGCAAAGTGCCAGCGCGTTGCCCTTGGCAATCCGTTCCAGCTTCGGATCGCTATCCAAATGTCCGCTCCCGTACTGGGGCGGAGAAAATCACAGAGTTGCGCACGCGCCCTTACCCAGAGAAGGTATCCCCAAGTGGTTAATGTTAGTTGCTAGAGGTAACTAGCAGGTTCAGATTTCGCCAGAGTTCAAAATGACTTCCACGAAATTTGCCTCCCTGGCGGCGCGAATCGAGCGCTTCCCGATCGCGGGCAGCTTCACCATCAGCCGCGGGGCGAAAACCGAGGCCGTGACCGTCATGGTGGAGGTCAGCCGGGACGGGCTGACCGGCCGCGGCGAGTGCGTGCCCTATCCCCGCTATGGCGAGACGCCCGAGGCGACGCTGGCGGCCATCCAGGCCATGCAGCAGGCCGTCGCCGACGGTATCTCACGGCAGGCGCTCCAGGCCGCCATGGCGCCCGGCGCAGCCCGCAACGCCCTGGATTGCGCCCTGATCGACCTCGAGGCCAAGGCGGCGGGCTTGCGGGCCTGGAACTTGCTCGAGCGTCCGGTGCCGGGCGAGCGCACCACCGCCTACACGATCTCGTTAGGGGCCCCCGAGGCCATGGCGGAGGCGACCGCCAAGGCGGCGCACCGGCCGCTGCTCAAGATCAAGCTCGGCGGCGACGGCGATCCGGAACGGATCGCGGCGGTGCGCAAGGTCGCGCCCGAAGCCGAGCTGATCGTCGATGCCAACGAGGCCTGGACCGAAGCCAATCTGGAAGCCAACCTCGCCGCCTGCGCCGCCGTCGGCGTCATCCTAGTGGAGCAGCCGCTGCCGGCGGGCCGGGACGAGGCGCTGGCGCGGATCAAGCGGCCGCTCGCGGTCTGCGCCGACGAGAGCGTGCATGACCGCTCCTCGCTTGCACCCTTGCGCGAGCGCTACGACGCCGTGAACATCAAGCTCGACAAGACCGGCGGCCTCACCGAGGCGCTCGCGATGGCCGATGCGGCACAGGCACTCGGCTTCGAGATCATGATCGGCTGCATGGTCGCGAGCTCGCTGTCGATGGCCCCGGCCATGCTGGTGACGCCGCAGGCGCGCTTCGTCGATCTCGACGGCCCGCTGTTGCTGGCACGCGACCGCGACCACGGGCTGCGTTACGACGGCAGCCTGGTCTATCCGCCGGACGCCTCGCTCTGGGGCTGAGCCATGAGCCGGTGCCGCGCCGACCAGATCAGCAGCGCGCCGCCGGCGGCCATCGCGGCCATGACGTAATACAGGCCGTCACCGATGCGGGCGTAGATCGCGCCTGACGCGATCGAGGTGGTGGCGCCCAACAGGCCGTTGCAGGCGGCGTAATAGCCCTGCCCGCGTGCGATCTGATGCGGCGGCACGCGCTGCACCAGGAGATTCATCGTGCCGACGATGGTCATGCCGAAGGTGAAACCGTGGCCGAGCTGCACGATCGCGAGCAGCGCCAGCGGCGGCTCGTTGGCGGTGACGATCCAGCGCACCACGGCGCTAAGCCCGCCGATCGCGATCATGGTGGAGGGATGCAGCGAGAAGCGCGGCGACAGCGCGAACACGACGATCTCCGCGATCACGCCCAGCGTCCACAGGCCCGCGATGGTCAGCCCGCTGATCCCATGGAGCTGCCAGTTGATGGCCGAGAAGGTGTAATAGGCGACGTGGCTGCCCTGGATCAGCGCCGCCGAGACGATGACGGCCCAGAAGCCGGCATCGCGCAGCAGCGCCTTGCCGGCATGCCTCTCCGCCGTCTTGCGCCTGAGATCGTCGAGCGGCTGAAGCAGCAGGCTGGCCGCGACCGCAACGACGGCCCATGCGACGATGATCCAGATCAGGTCGCGCGCGGCGATGACGTCGACGAGATAGCCGCAGGCGAGCGAGCCGGCGGCGAAGGCCGCCGAGCCCCACAGCCGCAACGGCCCGTAATCAAGCCCGTACCGGGCGACGCCGCGCAGCGCATAGGCATCGGTCAGCGGCATCGTCGGCGTCCACATCATGCAGGTCAGCGCATAGATCAGGAACAGCGCCAGCGGCTGCTGCTGCAGGCCGACCGCCGTAAACCCGATCGCGGTCGCCAGCACCGACAGCATCATGGCCGCGCGGATCGCCTGTCGCTTCTCGGCAAAGGCGGTCACTTGCGGCAAGGTGGTGAAGCGGGTGATCGCCGGCAGCGCGTTGATCAGCCCGATCCAGGCCGCGTCGATGCCGATCGCCTTCAGCCACACCGGGAAGAACGGCAGATGCGTGCCCGAAACCGCGAACACGGCCGAATAGAACAGGGCGAGGCTGACGGCGAATCGCCGCTTCCTCGATGCCGCGATGGGGATTTGTGATTCGGACTGCATCAAACCAATTGCGATTCGGTCGATATCGTGGTGATCGTTACAGTAACGCGTAGTGATTTGCGCGACGAGATCGTCATGGCCAACGAAGCATTCGCCCTCTCGCCTATGTCTGCCCGCGCGGCCGAGCCGAACGAGCAGGATTACGACGCGATCCGCGAGGCCTTCATGGAGACCGCGCGCGGCCGCTGGTTCCTCGGCGAATACGCCAAGCGCAACCGCAATGCCGACACGCGCATGGTGCTCGACGCGGTCGCCAAGATCGAGGAAACCCTTGCGGCGCAGCGGCAACCCGTCGTCGAGGACCGCCTGCCCGAGGCGCTGGTAGAGATCCGCCGCGCGATCCGCGAGGCCGAGACCATTGCGCTTGCTGCGTTCGATCCCGCCGCGATCGAAGCCAGCCTCGCGCCGATTCCGCGCGGGGTGCGCATCATCAAGGAGATCTCCTGGCGCTGGCGCGAGATCGGCGCCGACGGGCGAATCTGCGACCTCATTGATTCGCAGCTCGCCTCGATCGAGGCCGCCTGCTGTCAGGCCCAGGCCATCGATCCCCGCGTCGAGCTCAGGATCGCCTTCGATCTGCTGAAGGATCGGGTCGAGCAGACCGAGGGCGGCGCAACGAAGCCGGCGGCTTCCCCGGCTCCGGTGCAGGAGGCGGCGGCCCCCGTTGCCGAAGCGCCGGTCGAGACCGCGCCGGAGGCGATGGCCACCGAAGCACCCGTGGCCTTTACGGAGACGGCGCCGGACGTCGCAGCAAGTGCCGCGCCTGAAGCCGCCGTGGAGACAGCCGGCGCCACCGAAGCGTTCGCCGCGGCCGAGCAGGCAATGGACACGGCGGTCGCGACGGAGATCGCGGCCGAAAGTCAGGTCGCTTTCGAAAACGCCGCGCTCGACCAAGCCGCGCCGGAACATGTCGCGCGTGCAGATGCCGCGCCTGAAGACGTCTCGTTTGAAGAGCCGGCAACTGAACCCACCGCCTTGTCGGACGTCGCCGACGCGCTCGCGCTCGATGCCGCCGCGCAGGCCGAGGACGATGCCGTGCTCGAGGCCATCGCGCTCGAGATGGCAGCCCCCGATCCGGAGTTCGACGAGATCATCGCACCGGCGGAGATGGACGCGGCCGTTCCGGAGCCTAGTCTCGCGGAGACCGCAGCGCCCGTCGCTGCCGAGCCGATCGCGCCTCAACCGGTCGTCGCTGCCGTGGTCGAAGAGCCCGCCGACGCACCGATATCGATGGACTCGCTCGCGCGCCTCACCGACGCCATCGCGGAGGCCGCCGCCGAGGTGAGGGAGCAGCCGGCCCCGGCGATGGCGGCCAGTGCCATCTTGGCCGCGGCCCCGGCTACGACGCTACCGACGCCCTCGCCCGTGCCGGAGCCCTCGCTCGGCGCCACCATCCTCGCCAGCGGCATTCTGCAAAAGCCCCGCGCCCCCGCCAACGACCCCCTGGCCCCGATCCGCCGCATGACCCAGGCCGAGAAGATCGCGTTCTTCTCGTAAACGGGCACGCTTGCTCACCCTCGTGTCCCGGACAAGCGAAGCGCAGATCCGGGACCCAGAGGCCGCAATCTCAGTCGCAGCATGGGCCCCGGCTCAGCAGCGCATCGTCGAAGAGACGCTGCGCTGCGTCCGGGGCACGAGCCCTTCAAATGTTCTCCTCGCTGTTTCAACAGCGTCATTGCGAGCGCAGCGCTGCGCTCGCAATGACGTGCTGAAGCAGCGGGCGTTACGCAATCACCCGCAATTCCACACCGCCCCGATCGGCGTGCGGGTCCAGCACGGGCCGAAGCTGCCGCCGTTGTAGCGGCCGCCGTTGAAGCCGGGGCGGCCGAAATAGTGCCACTCGCCGTCCCAGCGGTAATATTGCGGAACCGGGTCGATGTACCAGTGGCGGCGCTCGTTGCGCGCGAGGCGCCGCATCGCGTCCTTCTGCTTGTAGAGCGGGATGCTGTTGCTCAGCGGCTGGCGATAGCCGGGCAGGAACCCGTAGCCTTTCCAGACCGGCTTGGGACGCTTTTGCGCGGACTCGGCGGGCGCGACCGCCGGCAGCAGCGACAGGACGACGGCAACAAATAGACACATGAGGCGAGACATGAGGCGACAATAGACAGTCGGCTCGAGACACGCCATTCAAATTCGAGTGCGGGATGTTTCGCCGCTTCTGCTGATCGGCCGCGCCGGCTAGGCTGCGAGACCCGCACGAGCGTTGCGATCACGGCTTGCATGATCCGGAGTGAGTGAATGTCGGAGACCCCGCGCGTCGGCGCCTTTGCGATCGTTCCCAGCAACGATCTTCCTGCGGCGATTCCGTTCTGGGAACGTCTCGGCTTTGCGCGCACCGGCGGCGACGCCGGCTATGTCATCATGAGCGGCTGGGGATGCGAGGTGCATCTCACGCAGGCTGGCGATGACCCATGGCGCGTGCCGGCGCACAATCCCTTTGGCGTCTTCATCCGCACGCCCGAGGTCGAGGCCATCGCCGCGCGCGTCGACGATCTCATCATCCGTCCCGGCGGCGTGCTGCGGCACCGGGAATGGGGCATGTATGAGTTCGGCATCAACGGCCCTGACGGCCTCCTCGTTAGGATCGGCTGGCCCTCGGCGCTGATGAGGCCCGCTAGCTGATCACGCCCTTCCTGATCAGGAAGCAACCATAGCCCCTGCTGTCGCCGACCTGCACCACGCCGAAACCAGCCGCGGCCGCGCGATAGAAATCGGCGCGCGAGAGCTTGCCGGGACTGACCGGACCGCCGCTGGCGCGTTCGATCTCGGCGAGCACCGCGCGCTGCACCTCGGGTACGCGATCGGCATCATCGACCGGCATCATCACGCGCACCGGATCGGGATCGAAATCGTCGAGCGGATAGACCGACATGATGGCGCGGACGGCCGTCTCCATCGTCATGCCCGGCAACTGGATCAGCCACTGCGACGATGTGCTGCGAGCGATATGCGTGGCCGGGTGGTTGGCGTCGACGACCACGAGATCGTCGCCGTGGCCCATGGAGGCCAGCAGCCAGAGCAGGTCGGGCGTCAGGATCGGATCGATCGATTTCAGCATGTGACGGCGGCTCCTCTCAGCGATCGCTAACCATAGCAGGTTCCAAGCGTGATTCAGGTCACGTCCACCGCCATGGTGACAGGGATCACGGACCTCGCGCTCGAACGCGGCCAGGCTTGGTCGCAACCAATCTCGTATCGAGATGAGTGCCAAAGGAGCACGCCATGTTCCGCCTAAAGCCTTTTTTGATGACGGCCGGCCTCGTGGGAAGCCTGTTCGGCTTCACCTGCGGGCCCGTTTCCGCGCAAGTCGCCCCGGTCCAGCCTGCCCCCACCGCGCTGCAAGGCCCGGAGCAGCGGGTGGCGCTGGTGATCGGCAATGCGAACTACCAGAGCGCGCCGCAGCTGGCGAACCCCGACGATGATGCCCAGTCGATCGCCCAGTTCCTGAATTCCGCCGGCTTCGAGGTGGTCGCAGCGACCGACCTGACCCAGAACGACATGCTGCGTGTCGTCCAGGACTTCTCCGCCAAGGTCGCTTCGCGCGGTCCGAACACGGTGGCGATGGTCTATTACGCCGGCCACGGCGTGCAGCTCGCCGGCGAGAACTATCTCGTTCCGGTCGACGCCAAGGTCTCCAGCCCGACCGAGCTCGTCAACAATTCAGTGCGCCTCGTCGACGTGATGTCGACACTGGAGACGATCCCGAGCCGCATGCGCATCGTCATCCTCGATGCCTGCCGCAACAACCCGTTCCCTGAGGTCAACGACGCCGGCCGCGGCCTTGCCATCGTCGATGCGCCGAACGGCTCGATCGTCGGCTACTCGACCGCGCCGGGCGCCGAGGCGCTCGACGGCACGAGCGGCCACAGCCCGTACACGCAAGCCTTCCTGAACGTGGCGCGCGAGCCCAACGTGCCGATCGAGCAGCTGTTCAAGCGCGTCCGCCTGCAGGTCAACCAGACCACCAGCGGCGCGCAGATCCCGTGGGAGAGCTCCTCGCTCACGTCGGACTTCACCTTCTTCGGCGACACCGCTGTCGCCGCCAACCGCGCGCCGGTGAAAGCGCCGGTGGTGCAGATGGCCTCCAACCTGCCGAGCCGTTCGACGCGCCAAGCCTATGACTACGTCGTGTCCGAGGGCCGGCCGGAATATTATCAGGAGTTCATCCGGATGTATCCGCACGACCCGCTGTGCGACCATGTCCGCTGGCTGCTCAACAACATCATGATCTCGCAGGCCTGGCACAAGACCGTGCTGGCGAACTCGCCAGTCGCGTACAAGAGCTTCTATGACAGCTACGGCAACAGCCCGTATGCGCAGGTCGCGCTGAAGCTGCAGGCGCAGCCGAAGCAGATCCCATTGATGCAGGCGACCAAGTTCCTGGCGCCGCAGACCATTGCTCCGACCATCAAGATCGGCAATCTCGGCCAGCCGAAATACATGCCGCTGCTGCAGCAGGGCAATGGCGGCGGTCAGCTCGATGGCAACCTGCCGATCGTGCAGAAGCCGATCGACGGCAATGTCATCGGCAAGCCCGGCAATGGCGGCCAGATCGTCAATCTGCCGGCTGGCAACAACAACCAGCAGAACGGCACGCCGTCGCAGACCCCGGGCAAGATCGTCACCCTGCCCGCGCCGACCACCACCAACAAGGGCGGCATCGGCAAGATCGTGACGCTGCCTGCGACCAGCAACAAGCCGGACGGCGGCAACGTCAATGGCAAGCCGGGCAAGATCGTGAGCATGCCGGTGAACGTCGGCAAGGGCGGCTCGACGATCGACGCAAAGCCGGTCGTTCAGACCCAGAACCAGCCGATCCGCGTCAACAACGGCAACACCGGCATCGTGAAGCTCAACAACAACCCGGTGAACAAGGTGCAGAACAACGTGCAGACCAACCGTCCGCAGCTGAACACGATGCCGAGCCGCATGGTCAACAGCAACAGCAACTTCCGGCAGTCGATGAACCAGGCGCCGAGCATGAGCAATGGCGGCAATCGCCGCAGCGGCTTCATGCGCTGATCGCGCGAAAAAGGAGGTGCGCTCCCTCCCCCGCTTGCGGGGGAGGGTTGGGGAGAGGGTGCTTCCGCAACGGGACAATCCCCAAGACAAGACGAAGGGGCAGAGCGGTGACGCTCTGCCCCTTCGTCATCAGCCATTGAACGTCGTCATTCGGGAGGCGCTTCGCTCGCAATGACGAGGGGAGGTCTCGTAGGGTGGGCAAAGCGAAGCGTGCCCACGTCGTCTCTCTTTGGAATCACTGAAAGGTGGTGGGCACGGCGCTTTGCGCCTTTGCCCACCCTACGGCACTGGATTGCTTCGCCGAAAGGCGCGGGCCCGGAATGACGGCTAAGCCACCAGCTCGGCGAACAGATCCGCATCGACATTGCCGCCGGAGAGCACGATGACGACGTTCTTGCCGGCGACGTCGAGACGTCCCGCCAGCAGGGCTGCAAGACCCACCGCGCCGCCCGGCTCCACCACCAGCTTGAGCTCGCGATAGGCGAAGGCGACGGCGGCGCCGACTTCAGCATCGGAAGCCGTGACACCGCGCGCCAGCAGCTTGCTGTTGATCGCAAAGGTCATCTCGCCGGGGATCAGGGCCATCAGCGCATCGCAGATGGTGCGGCCCGCGGGCCCGTGCGGCTCGCGATGACCCGCGCTCAGCGAAATGCCGTGATCGTCGAACGCCTCGGGCTCGGCCACCACGATCTCGGCGAGCGGATAGCGCGCCTTCACCGCGGTCGCGACGCCCGCGATCAGGCCGCCGCCGGACGCCGGTGCCACCACGATGTCGGGGGAAAGGCCAAGCGTTGCCATGTCCTCCGCGATCTCGCGGCCGGCGGTGCCCTGCCCTGCGATCACGAACGGATCGTCGTAGGGCCTCACCAGCGTCGCGCCGCGCTTCTCGGCGATGCCGCGCGAGATCGCCTCGCGGTCGTCCTTGTCGCGATCATAGAGCACGACCTCGGCGCCGTAGGATTTGGTGCGCTCGCGCTTGGACAGCGGCGCATCCGCTGGCATCACGATGGTCGCCTGCATGTCGAGGATTTTTGCCGCCGCCGCCACGCCCTGGGCGTGATTGCCGGAGGAGAACGCGACGACGCCGCCGGCGCGCTTGTCCTGCGGGATCGAGAACACCTTGTTGAACGCGCCGCGGAACTTGAAGGAGCCGGTGCGCTGGAGCATCTCCGGCTTCAGGAAGACTTTGGCGCCAACCCGCTCGTTGAGCACCGGAAAGGACAATAGCGGGGTGCGGATGGCGTAGGGCGCGATCACGCGCGCTGCGGCGTCGATGTCGGCGGGGCCGATCGGGAGAAGCTGTTCGGTCATATCAGACCTTATCGCGGCCATCGAGCCGCGGGCAAGACACCTCCGCGCGAGGAATCTTCCCTTCAGGCGACGAAGCGCGGCTGTTCCGTGCCGTCCCGGCCCGGCAGCACGGCCCCCACCGCCTGGATGTTATCAACAAAAGCCCTCGCCGAGGCTTCCCAGGTGTAATTGGCGGCGAATTCGACACAGTCCTGCCGGGAGATATCGAGCGCCGCGAAGCAGGCGTTGCGCAGGTCGTGATCGAGGGCGCCGACCGGGGCGTCGCCGATCACGTCGCGGGGCCCCTTCACCGGAAAGGCCGCGACCGGCAGGCCGCTCGCCAGCGCCTCCAACAGCACCAGGCCGAACGTGTCGGTCTTGCTCGGGAACACGAACACGTCGGCCGCCGCATAGATGTCCGCCAGGGCCTCGCCGTGCTTCTCGCCGAGGAAGATCGCATCGGGATAGGCCTCTTCCAGCGCGGCGCGCGCCGGGCCGTCGCCCACGATCACCTTGGTGCCGGGCAGATCCAGGTCGAGGAACGCTTCGAGATTCTTCTCCACCGCGACGCGGCCGACCGACAGGAACACTGGTGCCGGCAGGCAGAGGTCGATGACGCGCGGGTGGAACACCTTTGTGTCGACGCCGCGGGGCCACAGTACGACATTGTCGAAACCGCGCTCGGCCAGCTCGCAGGCGAGCGCAGGCGTTGCCGCCATCACGGCACGGCTGGGGGCATGGAAGCGGCGCAGCGCCCGCCAGATCAGCGAGCCCGGAACCGGCACGCGGGCGCGGACATATTCGGGAAAGCGGGTGTGGAAGCTGGTCGTGAACGGCAGCCGGCGCTGGCGGCAATAGCGGCGGACCATCAGGCCGATCGGCCCTTCGGTCGCGATGTGGATGCTGTCCGGGCGCGCCTCCTCGATCAGCCTGGCAATGCGCGCCGGGCGCGGCATCGCCAGGCGCACGTCGCGATAGCTCGGCATCGCGAAGGTGCGGAACGATTGCGGCGTCAGGAAGGTGAACGCAACGCCGGAACCCTCGACATCAAGCCCCTCAGCCGCGTCCGCAAGCTTGGTCAGCGTCCGAACCACACCGTTGACTTGCGGGTGCCAGGCGTCGGTCGCGACCAGGATGCGCATCGGGCGGCCTCTGTTATGCGGCTCTGGCTGCGACCTGCGGGACGGCCGCCGGCTTCTGCAGATGATCCGCCCAGGTGATGATCTCGAAACGGCCGTCGTCGTGCTCGACCAGCGCGGTGCAGCTCTCGACCCAGTCGCCGCAATTCATGTAGCGAATGTCGCCCTCGTCGCGGATCACGGCATAGTGGATGTGGCCGCAGATCACGCCGTCGGCGTCGTAGCGCCGCGCCTCGGCGGCGAGCGCCTGCTCGAACGCGCCGATATAATTGACCGCGTTCTTGACCTTCTGCTTGGCCCATTGCGACAACGACCAATAGGGCACCTTGAATAGGCGGCGGAAGAAGTTGACCAGGCGATTCATCTGGATCGCGAAGTCGTAGGCCTTGTCGCCGAGATGGGCGAGCCAGCGCGCGTTCTGCACCACGAGATCGAAGATGTCGCCGTGGATGACGAGATAGCGCTTGCCGTCGGCGCCGGTGTGGACGGTGTTCTCGACCACGTCGATGCCGCCGAAATGCGTGCCGTAATAGTTGCGCAGGAACTCGTCGTGATTGCCGGGGATGTAGATGACCTTGGCACCCTTGCGCGCCTTGCGCAAAAGCTTCTGGACCAGATCATTGTGCGATTGCGGCCAGTGCCAGCTCGATTTCAGCGCCCAGCCGTCGACGATGTCGCCGACCAGATAGATCGTGTCGGCATCGTGGTAGCGCAGGAAGTCGAGCAGGAGATCGGCTTGAGAACCGCGGGCTCCGAGATGAACGTCGGAGATGAACAACGTGCGAAAGCGCCGCTCGGGGCCCTCGTCACTCACATCGTAACTTCCCATGCGCCAGCCTGTAACAATGTCCCGTGACAGGGGGATGACCGGTTGAACCCTTGAGGCAACTCTAGATACGAATCACGCCTGGCCTCGCCCTCCCTGCGAATATCAGTCGCATGCGACAATCAGGCGACGGCGCCGCAGAAGGCACTGGTTGACGCTACCCTCCCCTGGAGGGGGAGGGTCGATCGCGCGCAGCGCGAGCGGGGTGGGGTGATCTCTCCACTCGGGCACTGTTGGCTGTGGAGAAACCGTCACCCCACCCCGTCTCACGTTTCGCTACGCTCAATGTGAGCCGACCCTCCCCCTCCAGGGGAGGGTAAATTGGCTGCACCACGTGTGCTGAACCGTAAACAGCTTGGCTTCCGCGCGCCCGCGTCAGTAGAACTTGTGAAAATGATGGATCGGGCCGTGGCCGTGTCCGACGCTGAAGCGGTCGGCGGCGGCGATCGCCGCGCTTATCCAGGTCTTGGCGCTGCGCACGGCGCTTGCCAGATCCTCGCCCCGGGCGAGCCCTGCGGCGACCGCCGAGGAGAGCGAGCAGCCAGTGCCATGGGTGTTGCGGGTCGCCACGCGCGGCGCTGCCAGCGCGAGCGTTCCCTCGCCACTGACGAGATAGTCGATGCTCTCGGCGCCCTCGCCGTGCCCGCCCTTGATCAGAACCGCTCGGCAGCCGAGCGCCAGCAGGCGTCGCCCCTGGCTTTCGATCCCCGCTTCGCTTGCCGCGACCGGCTCGTCGAGCAGCGCCGCGGCCTCCGGCAGATTGGGCGTGATCACCGACGCCAGCGGTACCAGTTTTGTGCGCAGCGCATTGACGGCCTCCGCGGCGAGCAGGCGATCCCCCGACGTCGCCACCATCACGGGATCGAGCACGACGTGCCCCGGCGACCAGCGCAACAATGCGGCCGCGATCGCCTCGATGCTGGCGACCTGGGCCACCATGCCGATCTTCACCGCGCCGATGTCGAGATCG contains:
- a CDS encoding UDP-2,3-diacylglucosamine diphosphatase; this encodes MGSYDVSDEGPERRFRTLFISDVHLGARGSQADLLLDFLRYHDADTIYLVGDIVDGWALKSSWHWPQSHNDLVQKLLRKARKGAKVIYIPGNHDEFLRNYYGTHFGGIDVVENTVHTGADGKRYLVIHGDIFDLVVQNARWLAHLGDKAYDFAIQMNRLVNFFRRLFKVPYWSLSQWAKQKVKNAVNYIGAFEQALAAEARRYDADGVICGHIHYAVIRDEGDIRYMNCGDWVESCTALVEHDDGRFEIITWADHLQKPAAVPQVAARAA
- the thiD gene encoding bifunctional hydroxymethylpyrimidine kinase/phosphomethylpyrimidine kinase; translation: MTTPVALTIAGSDSSGGAGIQADLKTFAALGVYGASVITALTAQNTRGVTGIHAVPAAFVTEQIDAVFSDLDIGAVKIGMVAQVASIEAIAAALLRWSPGHVVLDPVMVATSGDRLLAAEAVNALRTKLVPLASVITPNLPEAAALLDEPVAASEAGIESQGRRLLALGCRAVLIKGGHGEGAESIDYLVSGEGTLALAAPRVATRNTHGTGCSLSSAVAAGLARGEDLASAVRSAKTWISAAIAAADRFSVGHGHGPIHHFHKFY
- a CDS encoding glycosyltransferase family 1 protein; the protein is MRILVATDAWHPQVNGVVRTLTKLADAAEGLDVEGSGVAFTFLTPQSFRTFAMPSYRDVRLAMPRPARIARLIEEARPDSIHIATEGPIGLMVRRYCRQRRLPFTTSFHTRFPEYVRARVPVPGSLIWRALRRFHAPSRAVMAATPALACELAERGFDNVVLWPRGVDTKVFHPRVIDLCLPAPVFLSVGRVAVEKNLEAFLDLDLPGTKVIVGDGPARAALEEAYPDAIFLGEKHGEALADIYAAADVFVFPSKTDTFGLVLLEALASGLPVAAFPVKGPRDVIGDAPVGALDHDLRNACFAALDISRQDCVEFAANYTWEASARAFVDNIQAVGAVLPGRDGTEQPRFVA